The nucleotide sequence agaagaagataaccatgcttccacattgctaggataaccgatgtagacgcttcctcgacgacaacttcaagatcctcatctttatgccgttgacattatctcccaagagacaaaacttgcatcttcatcgaacattgtctaaaccgacaatcattgtcatcacagacaagcataactcttaacaagaattatcatactccaccattaagagtatagcacttagaatatcacattccaagcatttcacctcggcacatgttgttgaacaaccagctgaaactttatggtgcaacttccctgtttggcttttccgaaagtcccatcagctacaacatcagtttccaccacacaacctgcataaatgccaaaccaatgcccatgtgtaattgtggaaccgctaacgaacatccctttccacggtggcgcggacacaccatgaggatgacgtgacttcagaggaattcgtcactctccgtaacaacggagacaatgttagcatctttggagccatttgccggattagctccaccgggacaattaacccttacatgcccagtcttcccgcacttccagcatatcagattctttctagagtttctcttctgcctatccgaacacaacagtaccgtagcttctgatgacgagaccccgttaccttccaatcttttctcctcggataggagcttgctagtaacatcttcaaacttcaacgtttctttcccgtacattagaataggtttcatgtgctcataggacgatgataaagataatatcaacctcaaagctttatcttcatcatccgttttaactccaatagcctccagttccgaaacaataccgttaagaatacttagatgatctgaaatctttgaacccccatccatacgcagagtatgaaattgttctttaagacacaaccgatttgagatgcccttgccctggtacaactgctctagtttaacccaaagctcatttgccgttgataacccgtgcacatttgcaagcacgttctttgcaagacacaaacgaatcgcacttgctgccctcaaatccatatcatcccattcttcttcatcaaacttactgctagaatcactgccaggaaacaaaggtgggtttacctttcaatgccttgtgtaacccggactgaatcaacacatccttgacttgaacctgccataagccaaaattgatcctcccatcaaatttctctacatcaaacctcattggactgaacttcgacatcgtatccgtatcctatagacaacaactttctctgattttgctcacgtttcgaatagccaaaagatgtagcaggtagccaggaccctttaaatcggaaatccacaactaggccactaacaaatccaactattactacgaatcagaaaaaatattgtctaaccagataccctatacgatcaatagaactcgtttctgatgtggacgatccactcacgtggcaaccacagagcatactccgactcctataaccgagacccccgtcaaacctgacgctctgataccagttgttgggaaattacggtctcactaattcccaccacccagcccaacaataatagtaaagaaataagaacaatacacaacacaagatttaacgtggaaactccaaaacaggagaaaaaccaccggcccccaaagagagaaaatacactatatcacaaattgttacaatgatatagacgactctcttaagccaactacactctccaaaatatttaactaatacaactctcaaacaagggtaagaaagaaagaaataatcaaatacttaaagtgtattgattggtgcaatttggaatgaagacttagcccctcttatataaccaagtcactcacccctcacatcttcctcccaccaatgtgggataaacatatcttctactagccaaaataaaccaatagGAACTTGGCTAAATACTTATTTTCATTAATAAATGATGATTATGTTTATGATATTTTCTTGTCATTACAAAAACTAATGAAGAGACTGCAAAGGTTTAGACCATACACAACAATGATAACACTCCGTTATGTAATTGTTGTGGACTCCATTGTTGTGGTGTGGTGGTAAGAACCACGATGGCCACAACAAGATTGGCCCCAAtcaccttttttttttaaattataatattaattaactcAATACAAATTATATTTTACCCACAACATAACAATATCGCAACAATGCATTTACCATAGCGCCCCTTCATCCCCCAACAATGCCACATCAGCAAAAAGCACTCTCACAACATCAGAACAATACTCTTACGTGTAGAGAATGAATGGTCTTATGTTTAGATGATAGAATACTCTTACGTGTAGAGAATGAATGGTCTTATGTTTAGATGATATGTAGACTGTAACTAAATAAATATACGATAGAAATGCCCAAAAGGATAGGCAACTTATAAGATCCACACAATTTCTCTGGAGAGAACAACTTCCAAAATGACAAATTGTCAAAAAGTGTCTTTTTGCCCCAATGGTTGACATAAGGAGTAAGGACCACTGACATCTTTAGATATTATAATTTTCTCTATTGCTCAATTGAACAGTAAAAAAATCTAAACAAACATGATTATGCTATAAACCCGAATCATTTTCAATCATCTTCATTGAAATCCCATAAGTAGATTTGTAGAGCAAGGACCTCCTaagcttatatgcatacatttgatTCATTCCTTTTCCCGCGTGGGATATGATTTGCACACCTTAACCGATTATACTCCAACAGATTGTATAATAAGGAATTAACGCACATTATATAAGATAGTGACTTCCAATTGGAATTTTGACGATTTGAGGCATCTTAATGTATAATGGCATATAGTCACAACACAATCATTTTAAAGCTATATTTTGGTTTAAGATGCTGATGGAGTGATGTGCTCCTATGTCCGAAAACTGTGGGAGAATAGCGATTCAACAGTTTAGCGCCAGCTGTCAGTAAGCATAAAGATTTAAGGCTAACAGAATGAAGAACATATATATCATCTGACTATCCATATTTATGACTAAAAACATGCTCAGGTAGCTAAAAAGTGGTTTGATTAACGTACTATTTTGATATCGTCTTCAGATAAACTAGCATACATACAGAGTAAGGAATCCCTTACGTATCCGTGTGTATCAATGTGTGGGTGAAAAATTTTTTCTTATCGCCTTCTCTGTTATTTGGGTAGGATATGCTTTTAAATGCTCTGTATAATAAAACTTAAACAGTCAATTAAAAAAAATTGTTACTATCTGAATTGAAGTAATATAGTCACATGTATGATAGACAAAAAATATATGGCATTTCATTCTTAATAGTTGCTGCACCCAGGCCACACTCGTTCACGAGAAGCCCTAATATAATTGCGTGCATGGCCATGGCCATACCCATCGTATCGTATCATATCTCATCCCATCCCTTCCTTGCTTGTATATAAATTCCCTTCTTATATCTCAATTTCAAACACACACTCACTATAACAAAAACTCTCCAATCCAATCCAATCCAATTGCATTAAAAATGTATAATAATATTAGtgccgttgttgttgttgtgttgtgtCTTGTGTTTGTCGGCTCATATGCATCAGTGCAAGACTTCTGTGTAGCCGATTTGTCATTACCTGACACACCTTCTGGTTTCCCCTGCAAGGATGTCAAGAAACTGTCGGTAGCTGATTTTGCTTACTCAGGTCTTGGTGTTGCCGGTAACACGAGCAACATTATCAAGGCTGCTGTGACACCAGCATTCACAGCTCAGTTTCCAGGTGTGAATGGGCTGGGTATATCTTTAGCTAGGTTGGACCTTGCTGTTGGTGGTGTTATCCCGATGCACACTCACCCTGGAGCATCTGAAGTTTTGGTAGTCATACAAGGGACCATTTGTGCTGGATTCATATCATCCTCTGCTAACACTGTCTACTTCAAGACTTTATACAAAGGAGACATTATGGTTTTCCCTCAAGGTCTGCTTCACTTCCAGATTAACTCTGGCAAGGGACCTGCTCTTGCATTTGTTAGCTTCAGTAGTCCAGTCCCAGGCCTACAAATTACTGATTATGCTCTATTTGCTAATGATTTGCCCACTGAATTGGTGGTCGCCACAACATTCCTCGATGCAGCACAGGTTAAGAAGCTCAAGGGTGTTCTAGGTGGGTCAGGCTAATTACTAGCTTAATTAATCGGGTGTTCAATTACCTAATTTCTTGATTTGTCATGAAGttagatatgatatgatatgatggtGGTAGTGGTGTTTAACTTAATAGTCTGTTTAATGTATTTTCTTTAAGTGCCAAACATTTTGTTGTTTGGAGTTTTATTTAAGGGTTTTTGTTTTTATGAGAGCTTAGGATTATGGTGCTGAATGTAATTCTGTCTAGGAGTAAGCTTTACATGAGTGTACGTTTTACTTAACTGGTCATAAGCTCTTGATGCCTATTTCTACCAAGGAATAGCAAGACTGAATAAATTTTATATTCAATAATTGAATCAATATCAAAATCCCTATGacactaaaaaatacaaatattaacacTCCAAATCACCACTACAACAACTGATAAAGTTTATAACACAATTATTGTACCATATTCATGTAGTCAAATAATTAGCATATAAGTATTCAAATGATACAATTATATTGTGCAAAAGGAAATTAAATAAAAGACGAATAATTTGTATAAAGGGAACGGCCCATCACTACTTAGCTAAATTACCAACCTAAGCCCAAGGCAGTCAGGTTATGTAACATTTGGGATGGTTCTTCTAATTGCTATTTTACTATTTCATCAAttacaattatgtaattgattccgttgccgcttttttttttttaacaacgatTGGGATCACACGAGGGGGTCatttcccgtttcgactatgccgatgcagcgataattgaaatatccagttcttattgattaaaatcgttccatattaattgatttcgttgcgaggttttgacctctatatgagacgtttttcaaagactgcattcatttttaaaacaaaccataacctttatttcataaataaaggtttaaaaagctttacgtagattatcaaataatgataatctaaaatatcctgtttacacacgaccattacataatggtttacaatacaaatatgttacatcgaaatcagtttcttgaatgcagtttttacacaatatcatacaaacatggactccaaatcttttccttattttagtatgcaacagcggaagctcttagtattcacctgagaataaacatgctttaaacgtcaacaaaaatgttggtgagttataggtttaacctatatatatcaaatcgtaacaatagaccacaagatttcatatttcaatacacatcccatacatagagataaaaatcattcatatggtgaacacctggtaaccgacattaacaagatgcatatataagaatatccccatcattccgggacacccttcggatatgatataatttcgaagtactaaagcatccggtactttggatggggtttgttaggcccaatagatctatctttaggattcgcgtcaattagggtgtctgttccctaattcttagattaccagacttaataaaaaggggcatattcgatt is from Rutidosis leptorrhynchoides isolate AG116_Rl617_1_P2 chromosome 10, CSIRO_AGI_Rlap_v1, whole genome shotgun sequence and encodes:
- the LOC139872841 gene encoding auxin-binding protein ABP19a-like, with protein sequence MYNNISAVVVVVLCLVFVGSYASVQDFCVADLSLPDTPSGFPCKDVKKLSVADFAYSGLGVAGNTSNIIKAAVTPAFTAQFPGVNGLGISLARLDLAVGGVIPMHTHPGASEVLVVIQGTICAGFISSSANTVYFKTLYKGDIMVFPQGLLHFQINSGKGPALAFVSFSSPVPGLQITDYALFANDLPTELVVATTFLDAAQVKKLKGVLGGSG